Part of the Bacteroidales bacterium genome, TATGGAGAACCTGGTACTGGCCGCTCCGCAGCATCAGATTCTTTACGGAGCGATGTGGAAAAATGAAAAATTTTCGGTTTCTTTGGACGGGAAGACGATCAGCGGTCTTTATACAAAGCTTCCTGCTGAAAGCGATCCCGGTGTGAAGCAGGATTTTACCGTGCTGAATGTCCGGGTTTCCTGGCAGGTGGTGAAATATACCGAAGTGTTTGTGACAGGCCGCAATCTTCTGAATGCAGATTATGAGATTTTTAACGGGTATCCCATGCCCGGGATCAATTTCATAGGTGGAATAACATTTGATCTGAAATAGCGAAAAGGTGGAACAAAGTTTATCGGTACTCATTCCTCTGGCTGCCAGCATTGGGTTTATTCACACCCTCTTTGGCCCCGATCATTATCTGCCCTTCATTGTGATGGCCAGGGCGAGGAAATGGTCGTGGCCGAAGACGGGCCTGATCACATTGTTATGTGGCATCGGGCATGTAGGCAGTTCCATTGTTATCGGAGCTATTGGCATAGCGCTTGGCTACGGGGTACAGCATCTCGAAAAAATTGAGTCGGTGAGGGGCGACTGGGCCGCATGGGCTCTCTTCCTTTTTGGGATCGGATACCTTCTCTGGGGGCTGTGGAAGGGGATAAGAAACAAACCGCACAGGCATTTCCACGTGCACGACGATGGAAGTATTCACACCCACCAGCACAGCCATATACAGAGGGCTGTTCATAATCATGATCACCGGCCTGAAGAAGACGTGAACCTTACTCCATGGATTCTTTTTATTGTTTTTGTGCTGGGGCCCTGTGAACCCCTGATTCCGGTGCTTATGTATCCGGCGGCAAGGCACAGTATGGATGGGGTTGTGCTGGTGGCTGTTGTGTTTTCGGCTGTCACCATAGCCACCATGCTCACCATTGTGTTTCTGGGCAGGTATGGATTGAATCAGCTTCCGGTGGCCAAATTCGACCGGTGGATGCACGCGGCAGCCGGCGGGGCCATTGCGTTGAGCGGTGCGGCTGTTCTTTTCCTCGGACTGTGATTTTGGGCTTTTTATTTCC contains:
- a CDS encoding sulfite exporter TauE/SafE family protein produces the protein MARARKWSWPKTGLITLLCGIGHVGSSIVIGAIGIALGYGVQHLEKIESVRGDWAAWALFLFGIGYLLWGLWKGIRNKPHRHFHVHDDGSIHTHQHSHIQRAVHNHDHRPEEDVNLTPWILFIVFVLGPCEPLIPVLMYPAARHSMDGVVLVAVVFSAVTIATMLTIVFLGRYGLNQLPVAKFDRWMHAAAGGAIALSGAAVLFLGL